The following proteins are co-located in the Deinococcus metallilatus genome:
- a CDS encoding PQQ-dependent sugar dehydrogenase: protein MTLPRLPAALVLAAALLTAPAWAQNTAVPGVRFTPFVAGLPQVTTLTHAGDGSGRLYAAQQEGQVRVIEGGRVRAQPFLDVSALTRAGGERGLLGLAFDPGYRQNRRLYVHYTDRNGDTVLARYTATPDFSRADPQSARILFTTPQPYANHNGGQLAFGPDGFLYLGLGDGGSGGDPQNNAQNLASPLGKLLRFDVRGDGVKPAPGNPFLGKAGANPYIWAYGLRNPWRFSFDRVTGDLIIADVGQDTWEEVDRQPRASQGGENYGWRLREGRRCFNPPSGCRTQGLTEPVLVYNHDEGQSITGGYVYRGGAIPALKGRYVFADFGSGTVWAAPTTGQNWNKVRIGSVENPSTFGEDEGGELYVAEYGSGRILKVGR, encoded by the coding sequence ATGACCCTCCCGCGCCTGCCCGCCGCGCTGGTCCTCGCTGCCGCCCTGCTGACCGCCCCCGCCTGGGCGCAGAACACCGCCGTGCCCGGCGTCCGCTTCACGCCCTTCGTGGCGGGTCTGCCGCAGGTCACCACCCTCACGCACGCGGGGGACGGCTCGGGCCGCCTGTATGCCGCGCAGCAGGAGGGGCAGGTGCGGGTGATCGAGGGGGGACGGGTCCGCGCCCAGCCCTTCCTCGACGTGAGCGCCCTCACCCGCGCGGGCGGGGAGCGGGGACTGCTGGGCCTCGCCTTCGATCCCGGTTACCGGCAGAACCGCCGCCTGTACGTCCATTACACCGACCGCAACGGGGATACCGTGCTGGCCCGCTATACCGCCACCCCGGACTTCTCCCGAGCCGACCCGCAGAGCGCCCGCATCCTCTTTACCACCCCGCAGCCCTACGCGAACCACAACGGTGGGCAGCTCGCCTTCGGCCCCGACGGCTTCCTGTACCTGGGTCTGGGCGACGGCGGCAGCGGCGGTGATCCCCAGAACAACGCGCAGAACCTGGCCTCGCCGCTGGGCAAGCTGCTGCGGTTCGACGTGCGCGGTGACGGGGTGAAACCCGCCCCCGGCAACCCCTTCCTGGGAAAGGCGGGGGCCAACCCGTACATCTGGGCTTACGGCCTGCGCAATCCCTGGCGCTTCTCCTTCGACCGCGTCACGGGTGACCTGATCATCGCGGACGTGGGCCAGGACACCTGGGAGGAAGTGGACCGCCAGCCCCGCGCCAGTCAGGGCGGCGAGAACTACGGCTGGCGCCTCCGCGAGGGCCGCCGTTGCTTCAATCCGCCCAGCGGTTGCCGGACGCAGGGCCTCACCGAACCCGTCCTGGTGTACAACCACGACGAGGGCCAGAGCATCACGGGCGGGTACGTGTACCGGGGCGGCGCCATTCCCGCCCTGAAAGGCCGCTACGTCTTCGCCGACTTCGGGAGCGGCACCGTCTGGGCGGCCCCCACCACCGGCCAGAATTGGAACAAGGTCCGTATCGGCAGCGTCGAAAACCCCTCGACCTTCGGGGAGGACGAGGGGGGCGAACTGTACGTGGCGGAGTACGGGAGCGGAAGGATTTTGAAGGTGGGGCGGTAG
- the der gene encoding ribosome biogenesis GTPase Der, with product MQKVAIVGRPNVGKSSLFNRLVGRREAVVADFPGVTRDAKEGLMLYHNHRIVLVDTGGLWSGDEWEQAIREKAEWAMEGAQAVIFVVDPREGLTAADYEVADWLRKLGKPVIVAANKIDSPKHDVYLAELWGLGFGDPVAISAEHARGLDDLMERVMQYLPPDEEDVPEIAPIRISLIGRPNVGKSSLLNAITQSERAIVADQPGTTRDSLDVEWNYGGQRFVLVDTAGIRKKPDTAIEDYAIQRSEAAIERSDIIWLVVNATDIGDHELKLANLAYDSGKPVIVVVNKWDLVPDEDLKRTEKDLNQKLHHISYAPRVYTSAINDYGIHDMLAEAMKLYEKWQSRIPTAELNRWLEIWQMRQAVPNFHGKKLKMYFMTQVETAPPTFAIFCNRADFVTRAYEGFLQNRIREDLGLAGIPVRLKWKEKGPYKKGKKGEEAEA from the coding sequence ATGCAAAAAGTGGCGATTGTGGGAAGGCCCAACGTCGGCAAGTCCAGCCTGTTCAACCGCCTGGTGGGGCGGCGCGAGGCCGTGGTGGCCGATTTTCCCGGCGTGACGCGGGATGCCAAGGAAGGGCTGATGCTCTACCACAACCACCGGATCGTGCTGGTGGATACCGGCGGCCTGTGGAGCGGCGACGAGTGGGAGCAGGCCATCCGGGAAAAGGCCGAGTGGGCGATGGAAGGCGCGCAGGCCGTGATCTTCGTGGTGGACCCGCGCGAGGGCCTGACCGCCGCCGATTACGAGGTCGCGGACTGGCTCCGCAAGCTGGGCAAACCGGTGATCGTGGCCGCCAACAAGATCGACAGCCCCAAGCATGACGTGTACCTGGCCGAGCTGTGGGGCCTGGGCTTCGGTGATCCGGTGGCGATCAGCGCCGAGCATGCGCGCGGCCTGGACGACCTGATGGAGCGCGTGATGCAGTACCTCCCCCCCGACGAGGAGGACGTGCCGGAAATCGCGCCCATCCGCATCAGCCTGATCGGCCGCCCGAACGTGGGCAAGTCCAGCCTGCTGAACGCGATCACCCAGAGCGAGCGGGCCATTGTGGCCGACCAGCCCGGCACCACCCGCGACAGCCTGGACGTGGAATGGAACTACGGCGGGCAGCGGTTCGTGCTGGTGGACACGGCGGGCATCCGCAAGAAGCCCGACACGGCCATCGAGGACTACGCCATCCAGCGCAGCGAGGCCGCCATCGAACGCAGCGACATCATCTGGCTGGTGGTGAACGCCACCGACATCGGCGACCACGAGCTGAAGCTCGCCAACCTGGCCTACGACAGCGGCAAGCCCGTGATCGTGGTGGTGAACAAGTGGGACCTGGTGCCCGACGAGGACCTCAAGCGGACGGAAAAGGACCTGAACCAGAAGCTCCACCACATCTCCTACGCGCCGCGCGTGTACACCAGCGCCATCAATGACTACGGCATTCACGACATGCTCGCGGAAGCGATGAAGCTCTACGAGAAGTGGCAGAGCCGCATTCCGACCGCCGAACTCAACCGCTGGCTGGAAATCTGGCAGATGCGCCAGGCCGTGCCCAACTTCCACGGCAAGAAGCTGAAGATGTACTTCATGACCCAGGTGGAAACGGCGCCGCCCACCTTCGCCATCTTCTGCAACCGCGCCGACTTCGTGACCCGCGCCTACGAGGGTTTCCTCCAGAACCGCATCCGCGAGGACCTGGGGCTGGCCGGAATTCCGGTGCGCCTGAAGTGGAAGGAAAAAGGACCGTACAAGAAGGGCAAGAAGGGCGAGGAGGCGGAAGCGTAA
- a CDS encoding ABC transporter ATP-binding protein: MRKPPNTDPIPTHELLAILARALPALVRSAPGIVSLMGLMVVVQGLTPAATIFLSKWTVDGITHVVGGGEANLTLLALAWAGTALVAQLTGVASTVLQGYAADHFTVQTVTSLMRKMQALPGLDVVEDPRFHDDVETLQMGARFRPLNLTATLLGLLRSLVGVLGVAGALLTVGWWVPLVVVVGMVPLARTQIRLREMGWSLTIQRTQESRELAYDQRVSMRHEYAKEVRLYDLMPYLTERYVSKALDYQRVMRGMRNKQVLGVLPAQALALAVTAGLFAYAVAQAGAGRLTAGAVVLVIGALAQVREGLGSVTEYLGMGTEHLRWFQKYYAFLDARPGVAPPETPRPLPARLDLTLENVGFAYRDGPPVLEGVTLHVPEGQVVAIVGENGAGKTTLIKLLLRFYDPTTGRILVGGPGEATDLRGLDPAEWRSQIAAVFQDFARFEWTLRENVLLGRPEDEAKLAETVCASGLESVLPRLPDGLNTRIGQAFGGVDLSGGQWQKLATARALYRDARVLILDEPTAALDPRSETEVFAAFAALSRGRTTLLITHRLGSVLMADRILVMKAGRLIEDGTHAGLLARNGEYAELWRLQAGQYMEGEVEPALREPIEVEQ, encoded by the coding sequence GTGCGGAAACCCCCCAACACCGACCCCATCCCCACGCATGAATTGCTCGCAATCCTGGCCCGCGCCCTGCCCGCCCTCGTTCGCAGCGCCCCCGGCATCGTCTCCCTGATGGGGCTGATGGTGGTGGTGCAGGGCCTGACGCCCGCCGCGACCATCTTCCTGAGCAAGTGGACGGTGGACGGCATCACCCACGTGGTCGGGGGAGGTGAGGCGAATCTGACGCTGCTGGCGCTGGCCTGGGCGGGCACGGCGCTGGTGGCGCAGCTCACCGGGGTGGCGAGTACCGTGCTGCAAGGCTACGCCGCCGACCACTTCACGGTACAGACGGTCACGAGCCTGATGCGAAAGATGCAGGCCCTCCCCGGCCTGGACGTGGTGGAAGACCCCCGTTTTCACGACGACGTGGAGACGCTGCAAATGGGCGCGCGTTTCCGGCCCCTGAACCTCACGGCGACGCTGCTGGGCCTGCTGCGTTCGCTGGTGGGGGTGCTGGGTGTCGCGGGGGCGCTGCTGACGGTGGGCTGGTGGGTGCCGCTGGTGGTGGTGGTCGGCATGGTTCCGCTGGCCCGCACGCAGATCCGGCTGCGCGAGATGGGCTGGAGCCTGACCATCCAGCGGACCCAGGAGTCCCGCGAACTGGCCTACGACCAGCGCGTTTCCATGCGCCACGAGTACGCCAAGGAGGTCCGCCTCTACGACCTGATGCCCTACCTCACGGAGCGGTACGTCAGCAAGGCCCTCGACTACCAACGGGTGATGCGCGGCATGCGGAACAAGCAGGTGCTGGGCGTGCTGCCCGCCCAGGCACTCGCGCTGGCGGTGACGGCGGGCCTCTTTGCCTACGCGGTCGCCCAGGCCGGGGCGGGACGGCTGACGGCGGGCGCGGTCGTGCTGGTGATCGGGGCGCTGGCGCAGGTGCGGGAGGGCCTGGGCAGCGTCACCGAATACCTCGGCATGGGCACCGAGCACCTCCGGTGGTTCCAGAAGTACTACGCCTTTCTGGACGCCCGCCCAGGGGTCGCCCCGCCCGAGACGCCCCGGCCCCTCCCCGCGCGGCTCGACCTGACGCTGGAGAACGTGGGCTTCGCCTACCGGGACGGCCCGCCGGTGCTGGAGGGCGTGACCCTGCATGTCCCCGAGGGTCAGGTCGTCGCCATCGTGGGTGAGAACGGCGCGGGCAAGACCACGCTGATCAAGCTGCTGCTGCGCTTCTACGACCCCACGACCGGGCGCATCCTGGTCGGTGGGCCGGGCGAGGCGACCGACCTGCGGGGCCTCGACCCCGCCGAGTGGCGTTCCCAGATCGCCGCCGTCTTTCAGGACTTCGCCCGCTTCGAGTGGACGCTACGCGAGAACGTGCTGCTGGGCCGCCCCGAGGACGAGGCCAAACTCGCGGAAACCGTCTGTGCCAGCGGTCTGGAGAGCGTCCTCCCCCGTCTGCCGGACGGCCTGAACACCCGCATCGGCCAGGCCTTCGGCGGGGTGGACCTCTCGGGCGGCCAGTGGCAGAAGCTCGCCACCGCCCGGGCGCTGTACCGTGACGCAAGGGTGCTGATCCTTGACGAACCCACCGCCGCCCTCGACCCCCGCAGCGAAACCGAGGTCTTCGCCGCCTTCGCCGCGCTCTCGCGTGGGCGCACCACCCTGCTGATCACCCACCGCCTCGGCAGCGTCCTGATGGCTGACCGCATCCTGGTGATGAAGGCCGGGCGTCTGATCGAGGACGGCACCCACGCTGGCCTGCTCGCCCGGAACGGCGAGTACGCCGAACTGTGGCGCCTCCAGGCCGGACAGTACATGGAGGGCGAAGTCGAACCCGCCCTGCGGGAACCCATCGAGGTCGAGCAATAA
- a CDS encoding LAGLIDADG family homing endonuclease, with the protein MTTTPSPTLSNFDENAHHIARRQYLQAGDGDLGGMFRRIADWVAGAEAPEAREHWAQKYYDLMAEKKFCPGGRVLAGAGTQHGNVLNCFVQGATEHAPESFDGVMEVAKKLALVTKVGGGNGVNLDVYTPRAQSSRPDAGVRGWAYMSAAHPDVDDFIEGLMRPPTQPDGDKQPVAVRNWTRVVYGQAIPAELVARARQNGVQIVRALPEGVQPVADDMGGIVDAARAVAESAKVGVEPRIDLSEMRPEGAPIKGSGGTSSGPVSFLMEIFDNFLEWANRGGETSGPINTLRFVYAPVLRVVRQGGCLHPDTLVNTSRGTLRLRELADPFTFGWQDHTLEVATDEGWKRSPQTFNNGIADTLKVTLDSGLTLQGTPNHKLKVLRENGAREWVRFDELQPGDWAIQVLDEHTGSPVTLAPLGAGGTHFNAKTIRTPETLTEDLAFWLGYLWGDGFVSDGRVGFAVAHGSPMVEVAPRLFRDLFGLEVSVEQKENDASLIYVTKSSALVAWLNQNELHKGKARELELPRPIRQAPRNVVGAFLRGLFEADGTVTAGYPLLSTASERFAQDVLVMLGGLGIPAKLMRYNPLPGRYSKHEQYRVRVMTALGLERYLERVGTLEGSRLSVLSRFTPDTRRESSWPLPHAAALLGGALEALPAGRKGQPSPHTETRKTLSRYVRGERNLTATAYAALKENAQVTDLIPDFQFSEYYVPVREITPGGRILTLDICVDDNNTYLAGGVVTHNTRRGAGMATISIEHPDVLDFLTAKDLDREAAEGDISTFNISILVTEKFWQALERDALWHVDVQDVPGKYYLAPQTGMYDGRLPALPERAEDGARGVPLYQTAPQGRYNPADKRPGVPAKWLWDQIAQHAWATGEPGLIFVDRVNEFSALKNLGKRYEIRSTNPCVTGDTLVAVADGRGAVSFRELAEMGRDVPVYAKDDQGNVVVRWMRNPRVSGYAQAIYEVTFDDGLKTRVTGNHKFNLTDGTFREALQLQPGESVASLTRFHAKFDEVFPHMTKTKGQDYVWLTGGKGKPKGEHRLIAAFSLGRALKTGEVVHHRDYDAQNNCPDNLEVMSVEAHDDLHRANMLGDSNPMRERWWGQLTDAEKHVYRHRMSAATSGENNGRHSGLSHRELEEAARELARSLGRGFTNREWQAYAGERGLPQSFSEHREAELGSVNALSERVAAELSLLVLPRGVGQSRQAVHNFDLLQSALRSGYVAVRHEGNFYPIVTRACEDCGTHYEQPWNRREVSYCRPCGLKRASAAGREGARAALGQVSANTGERQVRAFNDLKFRLGRRPLKQEWEAHCRETGVPVRLHPGGLPTYAALAERASVANHRVVSVEYVGVEDVYNGTVDEFHNYYIGHHAVQSAGEKMRFSYVNTRQCGEIPLTIGEPCDLGAINLAAYVQNSTFDYATFRADVRTCVRFLDDVLDVNVFALEDNRVASQDLRRLGLGVMGLADALIKLGLRYDSEAGRQVISEIMSALREEAVAESERLGQERGVYPVYERNAKKIPHQPRRNVAVLTVAPTGTTSMLMGVSSGIEPVFSPFIWRKIGSEYRALLHPLFMELLNQYPPASNMEGEQGGWNWDRVTEAVSENHGSVVGLAFIPEALQQVFVCAHDIKPVDHVRMQGTVQKAFDDGGQHAANSLSKTINLPNSATVQDVQQAYSEAYKTGCKGITVYRDGSRQFQVLSTSKKKEKKVEEPAAQAAAEVMGEGTESREEPAAPAAAPAAVARPAVVAQPPVYERPARLSGITDMVKLTDPTSGHRRSFLVTVNHLNGKPVEVMVISGRAGDEANADSEALGRVVSIALQHGVPAQALIKTLRGINGGLYGSYNGRLVGSKADLIAVALDTFQKDMEAAALPPLAGASVDVPALAPAAQNGVSIESMDGMSRERCPVCEEKAVIREEGCLKCQACGYSKCG; encoded by the coding sequence ATGACCACCACGCCCAGCCCCACCCTCAGCAACTTCGACGAGAACGCCCACCACATCGCCAGGCGGCAGTATTTGCAGGCGGGGGACGGCGACCTGGGCGGGATGTTCCGCCGGATCGCGGACTGGGTGGCGGGCGCGGAGGCCCCGGAGGCGCGCGAACACTGGGCGCAGAAGTACTACGACCTGATGGCCGAGAAGAAGTTCTGCCCCGGCGGGCGCGTGCTGGCGGGCGCGGGGACGCAGCACGGGAACGTCTTGAACTGCTTCGTGCAGGGCGCGACCGAACACGCCCCGGAGAGCTTCGACGGCGTCATGGAGGTCGCCAAGAAGCTGGCCCTGGTCACCAAGGTGGGCGGCGGCAATGGCGTGAACCTCGACGTGTACACGCCCCGGGCCCAGAGCAGCCGCCCCGATGCGGGCGTGCGCGGCTGGGCCTACATGAGCGCGGCCCACCCCGACGTGGACGACTTCATCGAGGGGCTGATGCGCCCCCCCACCCAGCCCGACGGCGACAAGCAGCCCGTCGCGGTCCGCAACTGGACCCGCGTGGTGTACGGGCAGGCGATTCCCGCCGAACTGGTGGCGCGCGCCCGGCAGAACGGGGTGCAGATTGTGCGCGCCCTGCCGGAAGGCGTGCAGCCCGTCGCGGACGACATGGGCGGCATCGTCGACGCGGCCCGCGCGGTGGCCGAGAGCGCCAAGGTCGGCGTCGAGCCCCGCATCGACCTCAGCGAGATGCGGCCCGAGGGTGCGCCGATCAAGGGGTCGGGCGGCACCTCCAGCGGCCCGGTGTCGTTCCTGATGGAGATTTTCGACAACTTCCTGGAGTGGGCCAACCGGGGCGGCGAGACGAGCGGACCGATCAACACGCTGCGTTTCGTGTATGCGCCGGTGCTGCGGGTGGTCCGTCAGGGGGGCTGCCTGCACCCGGACACCCTCGTGAACACCAGCCGGGGCACGTTGCGTCTGCGCGAACTGGCCGACCCCTTCACCTTCGGCTGGCAGGATCACACGCTGGAAGTCGCCACCGACGAGGGCTGGAAGCGCAGCCCCCAGACCTTCAACAACGGGATTGCTGACACCCTCAAGGTCACGCTCGACAGCGGCCTGACGCTGCAAGGCACGCCCAACCACAAACTGAAGGTGCTGCGCGAGAACGGCGCCCGCGAGTGGGTCCGCTTCGACGAACTCCAGCCGGGCGACTGGGCCATTCAGGTGCTGGACGAACACACCGGCAGCCCCGTGACCCTCGCTCCCCTCGGCGCAGGCGGCACGCACTTCAACGCCAAGACCATCCGGACGCCGGAAACCCTGACGGAAGACCTCGCCTTCTGGCTGGGATACCTGTGGGGCGACGGTTTCGTCAGTGACGGGCGTGTGGGCTTCGCGGTCGCGCACGGCTCCCCGATGGTGGAGGTCGCGCCGCGCCTCTTCCGCGACCTGTTCGGCCTGGAAGTCAGCGTGGAGCAGAAAGAGAATGACGCCAGCCTGATCTACGTCACCAAGAGCAGCGCCCTGGTCGCGTGGCTGAACCAGAACGAGCTGCACAAGGGCAAGGCCCGCGAACTGGAGTTGCCGCGCCCCATTCGGCAGGCACCACGCAACGTGGTGGGGGCGTTCCTGCGTGGTCTGTTCGAGGCGGACGGCACGGTCACGGCAGGTTACCCCCTGCTGAGTACCGCCAGTGAACGCTTCGCGCAGGACGTGCTGGTGATGCTCGGCGGCCTGGGTATTCCGGCCAAGCTGATGCGTTACAACCCCCTGCCGGGGCGCTACTCCAAACACGAGCAGTACCGCGTCCGCGTGATGACTGCCCTCGGACTGGAACGCTACCTGGAACGTGTCGGCACGCTGGAAGGTTCACGTCTGAGCGTGCTGAGCCGGTTCACGCCCGACACCCGGCGCGAGTCCTCCTGGCCGCTGCCACACGCCGCTGCGCTGCTCGGGGGCGCGCTGGAGGCACTCCCCGCCGGGCGCAAGGGACAACCCAGCCCGCACACCGAAACGCGCAAGACCCTCAGCCGGTACGTGCGGGGGGAGCGGAACCTCACGGCCACGGCTTATGCCGCTCTCAAAGAAAACGCCCAGGTCACTGACCTGATCCCCGACTTCCAGTTCAGCGAATACTACGTCCCGGTGCGCGAAATTACGCCCGGCGGCCGCATCCTGACGCTGGATATCTGCGTGGACGACAACAACACGTACCTGGCGGGCGGCGTCGTAACCCACAACACCCGGCGTGGCGCCGGGATGGCCACCATCTCCATTGAGCATCCCGACGTGCTGGACTTCCTGACCGCCAAGGACCTCGACCGCGAGGCCGCCGAGGGCGACATCTCCACCTTCAACATCTCGATCCTGGTGACCGAGAAGTTCTGGCAGGCGCTGGAACGCGACGCCCTGTGGCATGTGGACGTGCAGGACGTGCCCGGCAAGTATTACCTGGCCCCGCAGACCGGGATGTACGATGGCCGCCTCCCCGCCCTGCCCGAACGGGCCGAGGACGGCGCGCGCGGCGTGCCCCTCTACCAGACCGCGCCGCAGGGCCGCTACAACCCGGCCGACAAGCGCCCCGGTGTGCCTGCCAAGTGGCTGTGGGACCAGATCGCTCAGCACGCCTGGGCGACGGGTGAACCGGGACTGATCTTCGTGGACCGCGTGAACGAATTCAGCGCGCTGAAGAACCTGGGGAAGCGGTATGAGATCCGGAGCACGAATCCGTGCGTGACGGGGGATACGCTGGTCGCGGTCGCGGATGGACGTGGTGCGGTCAGCTTCCGGGAACTGGCGGAGATGGGTCGAGACGTTCCCGTGTATGCGAAGGATGACCAGGGGAACGTCGTGGTGCGCTGGATGCGGAACCCCCGCGTCAGCGGCTACGCGCAGGCCATCTATGAAGTTACGTTCGACGACGGCCTGAAGACCCGCGTGACGGGCAACCACAAGTTCAACCTGACGGACGGGACGTTCCGCGAGGCGTTGCAGTTGCAGCCGGGGGAATCGGTGGCGTCGCTGACGCGGTTCCATGCGAAGTTCGATGAAGTGTTCCCACATATGACCAAGACGAAGGGTCAGGACTATGTATGGCTCACGGGTGGCAAAGGTAAGCCAAAAGGCGAGCATCGTCTGATTGCAGCCTTCTCTCTCGGCCGCGCCTTGAAGACGGGCGAAGTCGTACATCACCGGGACTATGACGCGCAAAACAACTGCCCTGACAACCTGGAGGTCATGAGTGTCGAGGCGCACGATGACCTGCACCGTGCGAACATGCTGGGCGACAGCAACCCCATGCGCGAACGTTGGTGGGGCCAGCTCACAGACGCCGAGAAGCATGTCTACCGTCACCGGATGAGCGCCGCCACGTCGGGTGAGAACAACGGGCGTCATTCCGGCCTGTCCCACAGGGAACTGGAAGAGGCGGCGCGTGAACTGGCCCGAAGCCTGGGCCGGGGTTTCACGAACCGCGAGTGGCAGGCTTATGCCGGAGAGCGCGGGCTGCCCCAGAGTTTCTCCGAACACCGGGAGGCGGAACTGGGGAGCGTGAATGCCCTCTCCGAACGGGTGGCGGCCGAGCTGAGTCTCCTGGTGCTGCCACGCGGTGTGGGCCAGTCCCGCCAGGCCGTCCACAATTTCGACCTGCTCCAGTCCGCTCTCCGCTCCGGGTATGTGGCTGTGCGCCACGAAGGGAACTTCTACCCCATCGTCACCCGCGCCTGTGAGGACTGCGGGACGCACTACGAACAGCCCTGGAACCGCCGCGAGGTGAGCTACTGCCGTCCCTGCGGCCTGAAGCGGGCCTCTGCTGCCGGACGTGAGGGGGCACGAGCCGCCCTGGGGCAGGTCAGTGCGAACACCGGCGAGCGGCAGGTGCGGGCCTTCAACGACCTGAAGTTCCGCCTGGGGCGCCGCCCGCTCAAACAGGAGTGGGAAGCCCACTGCCGTGAAACGGGCGTACCTGTGCGCCTGCACCCCGGCGGCCTGCCGACCTACGCTGCTCTGGCTGAACGGGCCAGCGTGGCGAATCACCGGGTCGTCTCCGTGGAGTATGTCGGCGTTGAGGACGTGTACAACGGGACGGTGGACGAGTTCCACAACTACTACATCGGGCATCATGCTGTACAGTCTGCGGGCGAAAAGATGCGCTTCAGTTATGTAAATACCAGACAATGTGGCGAGATCCCCCTCACCATCGGCGAGCCCTGCGATCTCGGGGCCATCAATCTTGCCGCCTACGTCCAGAACAGCACCTTCGACTACGCCACCTTCCGCGCCGATGTGCGGACCTGCGTGCGCTTCCTCGACGACGTGCTGGACGTGAACGTCTTTGCGCTGGAGGACAACCGCGTCGCCTCCCAGGACCTGCGCCGCCTGGGCCTGGGCGTGATGGGCCTGGCCGACGCCCTGATCAAGCTGGGCCTGCGCTACGACTCGGAGGCCGGGCGCCAGGTCATCTCCGAGATCATGAGTGCGCTGCGGGAAGAGGCGGTGGCCGAGAGCGAACGTCTGGGCCAGGAACGCGGCGTGTACCCCGTCTATGAGCGCAACGCCAAGAAGATTCCCCATCAGCCCCGGCGGAATGTCGCGGTGCTGACCGTTGCGCCGACAGGCACCACCAGCATGCTGATGGGCGTCTCCAGCGGCATCGAACCCGTCTTCAGCCCCTTTATCTGGCGCAAGATCGGCAGCGAGTACCGGGCCCTGCTGCATCCGCTCTTCATGGAACTGCTGAACCAGTACCCGCCCGCCTCGAACATGGAGGGCGAGCAGGGCGGCTGGAACTGGGACCGGGTCACCGAGGCCGTCAGCGAGAATCACGGCAGCGTGGTCGGCCTGGCCTTTATCCCCGAAGCCCTCCAGCAGGTCTTCGTCTGCGCCCACGACATCAAGCCGGTGGACCACGTGCGGATGCAGGGCACCGTGCAGAAGGCCTTCGACGACGGCGGGCAGCACGCGGCCAACAGCCTCTCGAAGACCATCAACCTGCCCAACAGCGCCACTGTGCAGGACGTGCAGCAGGCCTACAGCGAGGCGTACAAGACCGGCTGCAAGGGCATCACCGTCTACCGCGACGGCAGCAGGCAGTTCCAGGTCCTGAGCACCAGCAAGAAGAAGGAAAAGAAGGTGGAAGAGCCAGCGGCCCAGGCCGCCGCCGAGGTGATGGGGGAAGGGACGGAGAGCAGAGAGGAACCTGCCGCGCCTGCTGCGGCTCCCGCTGCCGTCGCCCGGCCCGCCGTGGTGGCCCAGCCGCCCGTCTACGAGCGCCCCGCCCGCCTGAGTGGCATCACCGACATGGTCAAGCTGACCGACCCGACCAGCGGGCACCGCCGCTCCTTCCTGGTCACCGTCAACCACCTGAACGGCAAGCCGGTCGAGGTTATGGTCATCAGCGGGCGCGCGGGCGACGAGGCCAACGCCGACTCCGAGGCGCTGGGGCGCGTCGTGTCCATCGCCCTCCAGCACGGCGTTCCCGCCCAGGCCCTCATCAAGACCCTGCGCGGCATCAACGGCGGCCTGTACGGCAGCTACAACGGCCGCCTGGTGGGCAGCAAGGCCGACCTGATCGCCGTCGCCCTCGACACCTTCCAGAAGGACATGGAGGCTGCCGCGCTCCCGCCCCTCGCCGGGGCCAGCGTGGACGTGCCCGCCCTCGCCCCTGCGGCTCAGAACGGCGTCAGCATCGAGAGCATGGACGGCATGAGCCGCGAACGCTGCCCCGTGTGCGAGGAGAAGGCCGTGATCCGGGAAGAGGGGTGCCTGAAGTGCCAGGCGTGTGGGTACAGCAAGTGCGGGTGA
- a CDS encoding zinc ribbon domain-containing protein, translated as MSDTGPLQSLYRVQELDLELDRLRDEEASVPDALRAARAQQERLNNDLEDTEITLEGTEKQIRGLEQDLLGTREQITRAREEQEKNAFDARAQSQYGSRIQMLQERAEEMEEDLAPLRERQRDLTGKAGGLRGEHRALRPQLEELEAQDEARIQGLRDQGEGARQERARLVAGIDPRTVKEYDLIRKAKKGLGLVEIRGGRCTGCNVMLPVNVQQKAAQGKLPPVKCPSCGRFLIKLG; from the coding sequence ATGAGCGACACCGGACCCCTTCAGAGCCTGTACCGCGTGCAGGAGCTTGACCTGGAACTCGACCGGCTGCGGGACGAGGAGGCCAGCGTCCCGGACGCCCTGCGTGCTGCCCGCGCCCAGCAGGAACGCCTGAACAACGACCTGGAGGACACCGAGATCACCCTGGAAGGCACCGAGAAGCAGATCCGGGGGCTGGAACAGGACCTCCTGGGCACCCGCGAGCAGATCACCCGCGCCCGGGAGGAGCAGGAGAAGAACGCCTTCGACGCCCGCGCCCAGAGCCAGTACGGCAGCCGCATCCAGATGCTTCAGGAACGCGCCGAGGAGATGGAAGAGGACCTCGCGCCCCTGCGCGAGCGGCAGCGCGACCTGACCGGCAAGGCGGGCGGCCTGCGCGGCGAGCACCGCGCCCTGCGCCCCCAGCTCGAAGAACTGGAAGCCCAGGACGAGGCCCGCATCCAGGGCCTGCGCGACCAGGGCGAGGGCGCGCGGCAGGAACGCGCCCGGCTGGTCGCCGGGATCGATCCCCGCACCGTCAAGGAATACGACCTGATCCGCAAGGCCAAAAAGGGCCTGGGCCTGGTCGAGATCCGGGGAGGCCGCTGCACCGGCTGCAACGTGATGCTGCCGGTCAACGTGCAGCAGAAAGCCGCCCAGGGCAAGCTCCCCCCCGTGAAGTGCCCTTCCTGCGGGCGCTTCCTGATCAAGCTGGGCTGA